TAGCCCATATCTTTCGCCACATAGGCGAGGGTGGTCGAGTCCATCCCGCCCGAGAGGAGGCATACCGCTTTCATGCTTACTTCATCTCCAGGTACTTGTGGAGCTGGATCTGGAAACGCACCGGGAACCCCGACTCGAGCACCCAGCGCGCGATCCCCTTTTCGTCGGAGCCGTACACCGGCGAGACGAAGACCTCGCCCCTGACCGGGCAGTGTTTGAGGACCTTCTCGACATACGCGAGATCCTCGTTCGTGCCGACGACGAACTTCACGCTGTCCTTCTCCCTGATATACGGGAGGAGGGAGAGATCGCTCTTCTCCCCCGACGACGGGCACTTCACGTCCATGCAGACCGAGGCGAAGGGCTGGACCGGCCTGAAGTCCACCGTGCCGTTCGTCTCGATGTCGACGGCATAGCCCATCCCCGACAGGCGTCGGCAGGCCTCGACCACCTCGTCCATCTGGAGGAGAGGTTCGCCCCCGGTGAAACAGATCGTCCGGCACTTTTTGCGCCAGAGATGGTCGAGGAGGACATCGACCGCGACGTCCCGGCCCCCCGCGGCGTCACGCGCGGACGGCGTGTCGCACCAGCCGCACGCCAGGTTGCACCCGGCAAGCCTCACGAAGGCGGTCGGCCTGCCCTGCTCTGCCCCCTCGCCCTGCAGGGAGTAAAAGACCTCACAGATCCGCATCAGTCACCTCCGCATAACAGGTCTCCGCTTCCCAGACCCGGATCTTCGCGACGCGTGCGTCTCTCCCGTCCCTGCCGCACATCTCGTTGATGAGACCGGCGATCACTTCGGCGAGCACCTCGCTCGTCGGGTCGCCGACGGTGGTCACCACGTCCTGGAACTGCCGCAGGCAGGCCACCATCGGGTCCTCCTCGTTGAGGACCACCTGGTGATCGAACCTGTCCACGACCTCTTTAATATCATTGTAGTCAACGAGAATACCGGTCTTCTCGTCGGGCGTCCCCCTGATCCAGACCTCGACCCTCCACCTGTGGCCATGGAGACGGTGGCACTTCCCCTGGTAGTGGAGGAGGCGGTGACTCGCGTCGAAGTAGGTTTCTTTGTAGATACAGGTGACCATCACCTATCATTCGGCGGGTGAGGATATAAGATTATTATAGAGGACGTCCCATGAATACTACAAGATTTCGAGATGATGGACAATATATAAATTCATTCCGCGCTTTGGTATATACCACAGTGAGGAGTTTCCACATCGAGAAAATCTACTCTAAAGAGGGTATTCAATGGGAATGGGAAAATTTGCAGCCAGAAAGCTGAAGCGTGACGCCAACAGCACCCGGTGGAGCGACAAGAACTACGCTCGCCGTGAACTGATGCTCGATATCAAGTCCGACCCCCTCGAGGGTGCCCCGCAGGCCCGCGGCATCGTGCTCGAAAAGGTCGGTGTCGAAGCCAAGCAGCCGAACTCGGCCATCCGTAAGTGTGTCCGTGTGCAGCTGATCAAGAACGGCCGTCAGGTATCGGCCTTCGCCGTCGGCGACGGCGCGATCAACTTCATCGACGAGCACGACGAGGTCACCATCGAAGGTATCGGTGGCCGTCTCGGCAGGTCGAAGGGTGATATCCCTGGTGTCCGTTTCTGTGTCACCAAGGTGAACGACGTCTGCCTCCGGGAAATGGTCCTCGGTCGTAAGGAGAAGCCGCGCAGGTGATCATGATGGTGGAAGAAGTAGAAACTCCTGTCCAGGAACAGGTAGAAGAGAAAGAAGCTGGTGTACCGAGGCTTCTTTTCAACAAGTGGGACCTTTCCGAAGTTCAGATCACCGACCCCGGCCTTCTCCGCTACGTGAACCTCACCTCGATGATCGTCCCGCACTCCTGCGGCAAGCTCTCCCAGCAGCAGTTTGCCAAGAGTGATATGCTCATCGTCGAGCGGCTCATCAACAAGCTGATGCAGAAGGAACAGAACACCGGCAAGAAGCAGGTCACGATCGGTATCGTCGAGGAAGCCTTCGACCGGGTCAACAAGAAGACCAAGAAGAACCCGGTCCAGGT
The Methanofollis sp. genome window above contains:
- a CDS encoding 7-cyano-7-deazaguanine synthase produces the protein MKAVCLLSGGMDSTTLAYVAKDMG
- a CDS encoding radical SAM protein — its product is MRICEVFYSLQGEGAEQGRPTAFVRLAGCNLACGWCDTPSARDAAGGRDVAVDVLLDHLWRKKCRTICFTGGEPLLQMDEVVEACRRLSGMGYAVDIETNGTVDFRPVQPFASVCMDVKCPSSGEKSDLSLLPYIREKDSVKFVVGTNEDLAYVEKVLKHCPVRGEVFVSPVYGSDEKGIARWVLESGFPVRFQIQLHKYLEMK
- a CDS encoding 6-carboxytetrahydropterin synthase is translated as MVTCIYKETYFDASHRLLHYQGKCHRLHGHRWRVEVWIRGTPDEKTGILVDYNDIKEVVDRFDHQVVLNEEDPMVACLRQFQDVVTTVGDPTSEVLAEVIAGLINEMCGRDGRDARVAKIRVWEAETCYAEVTDADL
- a CDS encoding 30S ribosomal protein S12 — protein: MGMGKFAARKLKRDANSTRWSDKNYARRELMLDIKSDPLEGAPQARGIVLEKVGVEAKQPNSAIRKCVRVQLIKNGRQVSAFAVGDGAINFIDEHDEVTIEGIGGRLGRSKGDIPGVRFCVTKVNDVCLREMVLGRKEKPRR
- a CDS encoding 30S ribosomal protein S7, whose translation is MMVEEVETPVQEQVEEKEAGVPRLLFNKWDLSEVQITDPGLLRYVNLTSMIVPHSCGKLSQQQFAKSDMLIVERLINKLMQKEQNTGKKQVTIGIVEEAFDRVNKKTKKNPVQVLVDAIANTGPREETVRLKYGGINVPKAVDTAPQRRVDSALGFLAIATYNGSHKSKRTAADVLADEIIAAAKGDAKAFSVSKKEERERVAKAAR